A genomic region of Oryza glaberrima chromosome 1, OglaRS2, whole genome shotgun sequence contains the following coding sequences:
- the LOC127771388 gene encoding amino acid transporter AVT1I-like, producing the protein MAADKSPIDEALLHGKHEEALLHGKHEHVEQQLLPTSGGSFCITGASFGRSCLNLSNVISGIGMLSVPYALSQGGWLSLALFAMVGAICFYTGKLIYRCMRADRYVRSYPDIGYLAFGRYGRTAIGLIMYVELYLVAISFLILEGDNLDKLLPGTVVKILGYQLHGKQLFVLVAAAVILPTTWLKNLSMLAYVSAVGLVSSVALTVSLVWAGVADNGFHIAGSSILNLSGLPTALSLYFVCFAGHGVFPTVYSSMRARKDFPKVLLISSVLCSLNYAVTAVLGYKIYGEDVQAQVTLNLPTGKLYTRIAILTTLITPLAKYALVIQPVTTAIEEKLSVTTAAATVAADAETNRLTRVLTSTAVVFSTVVLACTVPFFGYLMSFIGSSLNVTVAVLFPCLSYLKIYMPRGGVGRFEVAAIVGILVIGVCVAVIGTYTSLHQIIGTF; encoded by the exons ATGGCGGCGGATAAGAGCCCTATCGACGAGGCTCTCCTACATGGCAAACACGAAGAGGCTCTCCTACATGGCAAACACGAGCACGTGGAGCAGCAGCTCCTCCCCACCAGCGGCGGCTCATTCTGCATCACCGGCGCTTCCTTCGGGAGGAGCTGCCTCAACCTGAGCAACGTGATATCTGGCATCGGGATGCTCTCCGTGCCGTACGCGTTGTCGCAGGGCGGATGGCTCAGCTTGGCGCTCTTCGCCATGGTCGGCGCCATCTGCTTCTATACTGGCAAACTCATCTATCGCTGCATGCGCGCCGACCGCTATGTACGGAGCTACCCGGACATCGGCTACCTCGCCTTTGGCCGCTACGGTCGGACAGCTATCGGCCTCATCATGTATGTCGAGCTCTACCTCGTCGCCATCAGCTTCCTCATCCTCGAGGGCGACAACCTCGACAAACTCCTCCCTGGCACGGTGGTGAAGATCCTGGGGTACCAGCTGCATGGGAAGCAGTTGTTCGTGCTCGTGGCGGCTGCCGTCATCCTCCCGACGACGTGGCTCAAGAACCTGAGCATGCTTGCCTACGTCTCGGCGGTCGGGCTCGTCTCGTCGGTGGCGCTGACGGTGTCGCTGGTCTGGGCCGGCGTGGCCGACAACGGCTTCCACATAGCGGGTAGTAGCATCTTGAATCTCAGCGGGTTGCCTACCGCCCTCAGCCTCTACTTCGTCTGCTTCGCTGGCCATGGCGTCTTCCCGACCGTGTACTCCTCAATGAGGGCCAGGAAGGATTTTCCTAAG GTTTTGCTGATCTCTTCGGTGCTGTGCAGTCTCAACTACGCAGTGACAGCAGTGTTGGGATATAAGATCTACGGTGAGGATGTGCAGGCGCAGGTGACACTAAACTTACCCACGGGGAAGCTGTACACCAGGATTGCCATCCTAACGACCCTGATCACCCCACTGGCGAAGTACGCGCTCGTGATCCAGCCCGTCACGACCGCGATAGAGGAGAAGCtgtcggtgacgacggcggcggcgacggtagcGGCTGATGCCGAAACCAATAGGCTAACTAGGGTGCTCACCAGCACAGCCGTCGTCTTCAGCACGGTGGTGCTGGCATGCACGGTGCCCTTCTTCGGCTACCTCATGTCGTTCATCGGGTCCTCATTGAACGTCACTGTCGCCGTCCTGTTCCCGTGTCTGAGCTACCTTAAGATCTACATGCCTCGAGGAGGAGTTGGCCGCTTCGAGGTGGCGGCGATCGTCGGGATACTGGTTATCGGAGTTTGTGTCGCCGTCATTGGCACCTACACCTCCCTTCACCAGATTATAGGCACATTTTGA
- the LOC127768780 gene encoding amino acid transporter AVT1I-like: MADQKVILAEPLLPGKEADFADDDDVEAQLTSYHTGASFSRTCLNLTNAVSGIGVLSMPYAVSQGGWLSLLLFVLVGAVCYYTGTLIERCMRADGSIASYPDIGQFAFGAAGRRAVAFFMYVELYLVAISFLVLEGDNLDKLFPGATMEILGYQLHGKQLFIVLAAAVILPTTWLKNLGMLAYVSAAGLIASVALTASLIWAGVAETGFHRNSNTLNLAGIPTSLGLYFVCFTGHAVFPTIYSSMKNSKHFSKVLLISSVLCSLNYGLTAVLGYLIYGDDVQSQVTLNLPSGKLYTKIAIVMTLVNPMAKYALLVAPITAAVEERLSLTRGGVPARVAISTAILASTVVVASTVPFFGYLMSFIGSFLSVMATVLFPCLCYLKIYKADGIRRTEMVAIAGILLLGVFVAVTGTYTSLLQIIATF; the protein is encoded by the coding sequence ATGGCAGATCAGAAGGTGATTCTCGCCGAGCCGCTGCTTCCGGGGAAGGAAGCTGActtcgccgacgacgacgacgtggaggcGCAGCTCACTTCGTACCACACCGGCGCCTCCTTCTCCAGGACGTGCCTCAACCTCACCAATGCCGTCTCCGGCATCGGGGTGCTGTCCATGCCGTACGCGGTGTCGCAGGGCGGGTGGCTCAGCCTGCTGCTCTTCGTCCTTGTCGGCGCCGTCTGCTACTACACCGGCACGCTCATCGAGCGCTGCATGCGCGCCGACGGCTCCATCGCCAGCTACCCGGACATCGGCCAGTTCGccttcggcgccgccggcaggaGAGCCGTCGCCTTCTTCATGTACGTCGAGCTCTACCTCGTCGCCATAAGCTTCCTCGTCCTCGAGGGCGACAATCTCGACAAGCTCTTCCCCGGCGCAACCATGGAGATTCTTGGCTACCAGCTCCACGGCAAGCAGCTATTCAttgtcctcgccgccgccgtcatacTGCCCACTACCTGGCTCAAGAATCTTGGCATGCTCGCTTACGTGTCAGCGGCCGGGCTCATCGCCTCGGTGGCCTTGACGGCGTCACTGATCTGGGCCGGTGTCGCCGAGACCGGGTTCCACCGGAACAGCAACACGCTCAACCTCGCCGGAATCCCCACCTCCCTCGGTCTCTACTTCGTCTGCTTCACCGGCCACGCCGTCTTCCCGACGATATACTCCTCCATGAAGAACAGCAAACACTTCTCCAAAGTTCTCTTGATCTCGTCGGTGCTGTGCAGCCTCAACTACGGGCTCACGGCAGTGCTGGGCTACCTGATCTACGGTGACGATGTGCAGTCGCAGGTGACGCTGAACCTGCCCTCCGGCAAGCTCTACACCAAGATCGCCATCGTGATGACGCTGGTGAACCCGATGGCCAAGTACGCGCTGCTCGTGGCGCCGATCACGGCGGCCGTCGAGGAGAGGCTGTCTCTGACGCGAGGCGGCGTGCCGGCGAGGGTGGCCATCAGCACCGCCATCCTCGCCagcacggtggtggtggcgtcgaCGGTGCCTTTCTTCGGCTACCTCATGTCATTCATCGGCTCGTTCCTCAGCGTCATGGCGACCGTGTTGTTCCCTTGCCTCTGCTACCTCAAGATCTACAAGGCCGATGGCATCCGCCGCACGGAGATGGTGGCCATCGCCGGAATTCTGCTGCTAGGAGTGTTCGTCGCCGTCACCGGCACGTACACTTCTTTGCTGCAGATTATAGCCACTTTCTGA
- the LOC127768881 gene encoding scopoletin glucosyltransferase-like, translating to MATMDEQQPLHILFLPFLVPGHLIPIADMAALFAARGVRCTILTTPVNAAVVRPAVDRANDDALRGDAGGAPAIDIAVVPFPDVGLPPGVESGTALASEEDRGKFVHAIQRLREPFDRFMAEHHPDAVVADGFFTWSVDAAAEHGVPRLVFLGTGVFARSCQESMVRHNPVEACPDDDPDAAVSLPGLPHRVEMRRSQMIDPKKRPDHWAYFKMMNDADQRSYGEVFNSFHELETDYVEHYRTALGRRAWLVGPAAFASKDVAARGAAELSPDADGCLRWLDAKPHGSVAYVSFGTLSSFSPAEMRELARGLDLSGMNFVWVINGAADDTDASGQWMPEGFPELISPHGDRGLTIRGWAPQMLILNHPAVGGFVTHCGWNSTLEAVSAGVPMVTWPRYADQFFNEKLIVEVLKVGVSVGSKDFASNLENHQVIGGEVIAGAVRRVMGDGEEGAEAIRKKAAELGVKARGALEKGGSSHDDVGRLMDALMARRTSVDVRGGG from the coding sequence ATGGCTACCATGGATGAGCAGCAGCCACTGCACATCCTCTTCCTCCCGTTCCTCGTGCCCGGCCACCTCATCCCGATCGCCGACATGGCCGCGCTCTTCGCGGCACGCGGCGTCAGGTGCACCATCCTCACCACCCCCGtcaacgccgccgtcgtccgccctGCCGTGGACCGCGCCAACGACGACGCTCTCCGTGGCGATGCCGGCGGCGCACCGGCGATCGACATCGCCGTCGTGCCATTCCCGGACGTCGGGCTCCCGCCGGGCGTCGAGAGCGGCACGGCGCTTGCTTCCGAGGAGGACCGTGGCAAGTTCGTCCATGCCATCCAGCGGCTGCGCGAGCCGTTCGACCGGTTCATGGCGGAGCACCACCCCGACGCCGTCGTGGCCGACGGCTTCTTCACTTGGtccgtggacgccgccgccgagcacggcGTCCCGCGGCTGGTGTTCCTCGGCACCGGCGTGTTCGCGCGGTCATGCCAGGAGAGCATGGTGCGCCACAACCCGGTGGAGGCCTGCCCCGACGACGACCCCGACGCCGCCGTGTCCCTGCCGGGGCTGCCGCACCGCGTCGAGATGAGGCGGAGCCAAATGATCGACCCAAAGAAACGGCCGGACCACTGGGCCTACTTCAAGATGATGAACGACGCCGACCAGAGGAGCTATGGCGAGGTGTTCAACAGCTTCCACGAGCTGGAGACGGACTACGTCGAGCACTACCGCACGGCTCTCGGCCGCCGCGCGTGGCTCGTCGGGCCGGCGGCGTTCGCGAGCAAGGACGTCGCGGCGAGAGGCGCCGCCGAGCTCTCGCCGGACGCGGACGGCTGCCTGCGGTGGCTCGACGCGAAGCCACACGGCTCCGTGGCGTACGTCTCCTTCGGCACGCTGTCCAGCTTCTCGCCGGCGGAGATGCGCGAGCTCGCCCGAGGCCTCGACCTCTCCGGCATGAACTTCGTGTGGGTCATCAACGGCGCCGCGGACGACACCGACGCGTCGGGTCAGTGGATGCCCGAAGGCTTCCCCGAGCTGATCTCGCCGCACGGCGATCGCGGCCTCACCATCCGTGGGTGGGCGCCGCAGATGCTCATCCTGAACCACCCGGCCGTCGGCGGGTTCGtgacgcactgcgggtggaactcgacgctggagGCCGTGAGCGCCGGCGTCCCAATGGTGACCTGGCCGCGGTACGCCGACCAGTTCTTCAACGAGAAGCTCATCGTGGAGGTTCTCAAGGTCGGGGTCAGCGTGGGGTCCAAGGACTTCGCATCGAATCTGGAGAACCACCAGGTGATTGGCGGCGAGGTGATCGCCGGAGCTGTCAGGAGGGTGATGGGTGACGGTGAAGAGGGCGCCGAGGCGATACGGAAGAAGGCAGCGGAGCTAGGCGTTAAGGCGAGGGGCGCCCTGGAGAAGGGCGGTTCGTCGCACGACGACGTTGGACGGCTGATGGACGCGTTGATGGCACGCCGGACCTCTGTTGACGTACGAGGTGGCGGTTGA
- the LOC127780135 gene encoding scopoletin glucosyltransferase-like — MATIDEQQPLHILFLPFLVPGHLIPIADMAALFAARGVRCTILTTPVNAAVVRPAVERANEDALRGDAGGILVPMDIAVVPFPDVGLPPGVENGAALTSEDDVRRFFHAIRRLREPFDRFMAEHRPDAVVSDGFFTWSADAAAAHGVPRLVFLGTSVFARLCNEIMVRHNPVGACPDDDPDAVVSLPGHPHRVELRRSQMADPKKLPIHWAFFQTMSAAYERSYGEVFNSFHELEPECVEHHRAALGRRAWLVGPVALASKDVAARGAAELSPDVDGCLRWLDTKPDGSVVYVSFGTMSSFSPAETRELARGLDLSGMNFAWVISGADEPEPEWTPEGFAELIPPRGDRGRTIRGWAPQVLVLNHPAVGVFVTHCGWNSTLEAVSAGVPMVTWPRYSDQFYNERHVVEVLGVGVGVGARDFGSNLESHHRVIGGEVIAGAIRRVTGDGEEGEAIRRKAAELAAKARAAPEKGGSSYDDVGRLMDELMARRTFR, encoded by the coding sequence ATGGCTACCATTGATGAGCAGCAGCCACTGCACATCCTCTTCCTCCCGTTCCTCGTGCCCGGCCACCTCATCCCGATCGCCGACATGGCCGCGCTCTTCGCGGCACGCGGCGTCAGGTGCACCATCCTCACCACCCCCGTCAACGCCGCCGTTGTCCGCCCTGCCGTGGAACGTGCCAACGAGGACGCTCTCCGTGGCGATGCCGGCGGCATACTGGTGCCGATGGACATCGCCGTCGTGCCATTTCCGGACGTCGGGCTCCCGCCGGGCGTCGAGAACGGCGCGGCGCTTACTTCCGAGGACGACGTTCGCAGGTTCTTCCACGCCATCCGGCGGCTGCGCGAGCCGTTCGACCGGTTCATGGCGGAGCACCGCCCCGACGCCGTCGTGTCCGACGGCTTCTTCACTTGGtccgcggacgccgccgccgcgcacggcgTCCCGCGGCTGGTGTTCCTCGGCACCAGCGTGTTCGCGCGGTTGTGCAACGAGATCATGGTGCGCCACAACCCGGTGGGGGCCTGCCCCGACGACGATCCCGACGCCGTCGTGTCCCTGCCGGGGCACCCGCACCGCGTCGAGCTGAGGCGGAGCCAAATGGCAGACCCGAAGAAGCTGCCGATCCACTGGGCATTCTTCCAGACCATGAGCGCCGCCTACGAGAGGAGCTACGGCGAGGTGTTCAACAGCTTCCACGAGCTGGAGCCTGAGTGCGTCGAGCACCACCGCGCGGCGCTCGGCCGCCGCGCGTGGCTCGTCGGGCCGGTCGCGCTCGCGAGCAAGGACGTCGCCGCGAGAGGCGCCGCCGAGCTCTCCCCGGACGTGGACGGCTGCCTCCGGTGGCTCGACACGAAGCCGGACGGCTCGGTGGTGTACGTCTCCTTCGGCACGATGTCCAGCTTCTCCCCGGCGGAGACGCGCGAGCTCGCCCGAGGCCTCGACCTCTCCGGCATGAACTTCGCGTGGGTCATCAGCGGCGCCGACGAACCGGAACCGGAGTGGACGCCCGAAGGCTTCGCCGAGCTGATCCCGCCGCGCGGCGACCGCGGCCGCACCATCCGCGGGTGGGCGCCGCAGGTGCTCGTCCTGAACCACCCCGCCGTCGGCGTGTTCGtgacgcactgcgggtggaactcgacgctggagGCCGTGAGCGCCGGCGTGCCGATGGTGACATGGCCGCGGTACTCCGACCAGTTCTACAACGAGAGGCACGTCGTGGAGGTGCTCGGGGtgggcgtcggcgtcggggcCAGGGACTTCGGGTCGAACCTGGAGAGCCATCACCGGGTGATCGGCGGCGAGGTGATCGCCGGAGCCATAAGGAGGGtgacgggcgacggcgaggagggcgaggcgatacggaggaaggcggcggagcTAGCCGcgaaggcgagggcggcgccggagaagggCGGGTCGTCGTACGACGACGTCGGGCGGCTGATGGATGAATTGATGGCTCGCCGGACCTTCCGTTGA